In the Ochrobactrum sp. Marseille-Q0166 genome, one interval contains:
- a CDS encoding IS630 family transposase (programmed frameshift), with the protein MTRAFSDDLRSRVLAASRDGMSARSAAARFGIGISTAIAWIASARAGLLTPAKQGRRGGSRLDPHEDFIFGMIEEAKDITLNEMVRRLHEERAVLIGRSALDVWLRKRGLDFQKKTAHALEQDRPDLLKRRQDWFDGQLDLDPAHLVFIDETGLSTKMSRLRGRAPCGDRCHSPVPHGHWKTTTFTGALRLSGMTAPMVLDGAMNGVAFQAYVEQVLIPTLVTGDIVIMDNLPSHKAKGVRLAIEGAGCSLLYLPPYSPDFNPIEKAFAKLKAVLRAKAERTVEGLWNTVGQIVTLFEPQECANYFKSCGDDPE; encoded by the exons ATGACCCGGGCTTTCAGTGATGATCTGCGTAGCCGCGTTCTGGCTGCGTCACGGGATGGCATGTCGGCACGTTCAGCGGCAGCCCGATTTGGGATTGGGATTTCAACAGCCATCGCCTGGATTGCGAGTGCGCGAGCAGGTCTGTTGACCCCGGCGAAGCAGGGCCGACGCGGCGGCTCACGCCTGGATCCTCACGAGGACTTCATCTTCGGCATGATCGAAGAGGCGAAGGATATCACGCTCAACGAAATGGTCCGGCGATTGCATGAGGAGAGAGCCGTATTGATCGGCCGCAGTGCGCTTGACGTCTGGCTGCGAAAGCGCG GGCTGGACTTTCAAAAAAAGACCGCACATGCACTGGAGCAGGACCGTCCTGACCTGCTGAAGCGTCGCCAGGACTGGTTCGACGGCCAGCTCGATCTCGATCCAGCGCACCTCGTATTCATTGATGAAACCGGCCTGAGCACGAAGATGTCCCGGCTTCGCGGACGAGCCCCTTGCGGAGATCGATGCCATTCACCGGTCCCACACGGCCATTGGAAGACAACGACATTTACCGGTGCACTCAGACTATCTGGCATGACCGCGCCCATGGTCCTCGACGGTGCGATGAACGGCGTCGCATTCCAGGCCTATGTCGAACAGGTTCTCATTCCAACCTTGGTGACCGGCGACATCGTCATCATGGACAACCTGCCGTCACATAAGGCGAAGGGCGTGCGTCTCGCAATCGAAGGTGCGGGCTGCAGCTTGCTCTACCTTCCTCCATACAGTCCAGACTTCAACCCCATCGAGAAGGCCTTCGCCAAGCTCAAGGCCGTCTTGCGCGCCAAAGCCGAGCGAACCGTCGAGGGCTTATGGAATACTGTCGGCCAGATCGTCACGCTGTTTGAACCACAAGAATGTGCCAACTACTTCAAATCCTGCGGAGATGACCCCGAGTAA